One Grus americana isolate bGruAme1 chromosome Z, bGruAme1.mat, whole genome shotgun sequence DNA window includes the following coding sequences:
- the PIGO gene encoding GPI ethanolamine phosphate transferase 3 isoform X1: MQRWPVLLFLAWVCFLFFAGIGLFMSGFLLTRIELASSSSCSDPFVPPSWERQSLPPGSCWAPQRFSKAVLVIIDALRFEFAHFNPAKASPRPYENKLSFLHHLVTSQPRHARLYRFRADPPTATMQRIKGLTTGSLPTFIDVGSNFATYAIQEDNLLAQLVQNGRRVIFMGDDTWEGLFPKKFFRSYFFPSFNVKDLHTVDDGILQHLYPTVDSGEWDMLIAHFLGVDHCGHKHGPDHAEMAKKLTQMNEMLRSLVEHLGNDTLLLVAGDHGMTETGDHGGDSEKEVNAALFVYSKTPLFGTGPPEEPEAVAQVNLVPTVALLLGVPIPYSNIGEVMAELFSGDGDAVSAALQQLLVYHINAKQVDRFLHSYSLVAQDLPAEQLQHLQDLFSGAMEEHAQLLAQVQRPTLVPPELESRLGSLIGRFQLYLREARAVCTQSWARFHPLRMVGGCTLIAASCLLCYMASELATASDSFYRSCLLYPLLWGLVVAVLLGLAHAFTQNGLDLLLVSSWAAAASQLGFFWHWWGWHPKRARLVGSQPPLASVSLRQRLQAWLQLAFPMGILLFRCGAMFSDSFVVAEARVAPFLLASLVMLLIGKLHWDGRLTVPEGPKQQLLGFSSYRREIWYLLCLVAMLLVCVRLSSFFHQCREEIPQCRPSLFLSPLASLRNTRAKNLFYLLCVALLAGLVCAVRSWLRHYGNLNSSDPLVLFVRWGFPLVVLCIACYWAVASSADDSLGKLQELVQVAVVAFPWAVYGLASVGLLLLLCNPMTVFAKDTRESAGSIVTPYLGVPSSEVDFLHVIPQIYKRMQESQKSCLERGGCKATVAAYGLGSVYSAALVIALTLLGFLLMLLHSERLSLAFLLLFLEAFVLLHIHTRARGLAGDAEPFSVPWYAVISWLLAASQFFYSTGHQPIFPAIHWNAAFVGFHLDHSTNLLPAVLVGANTFASHILFAVSCPLLLLWPFVCEMPSSQRKKPKKEPREELQEVEEHMMEMRLRESPEKFSIALLQLGLKYLFVLGTQLLACVCAAMILRRHLMVWKVFAPKFLFESLGFVVSSICLLLGISLVMRVDCAVSTWFSQLQLR, translated from the exons ATGCAGCGGTGGCCAGTGCTGCTCTTCCTGGCCTGggtctgctttctctttttcgCTGGTATCGGGCTTTTCATGAGCGGCTTCTTGCTCACCCGGATTGAgcttgccagcagcagctcctgctcagaCCCGTTTGTGCCGCCGTCCTGGGAGAGGCAGAGCCTCCCACCGGGCTCCTGTTGGGCGCCCCAGCGCTTTTCCAAGGCTGTGCTTGTCATCATTGATGCCCTCCGTTTCGAGTTTGCCCACTTTAACCCAGCCAAGGCCAGCCCACGGCCCTACGAGAACAAGCTGAGTTTCCTGCACCACCTTGTAACCTCCCAGCCCCGCCATGCCCGCCTCTACCGCTTCCGAGCCGATCCCCCCACCGCCACCATGCAGCGCATCAAGGGCCTCACCACCGGCTCACTGCCCACTTTCATCGACGTGGGCAGCAACTTCGCCACCTACGCGATCCAGGAGGACAacctgctggcacagctggtGCAGAACG GAAGGAGAGTGATCTTCATGGGTGATGACACTTGGGAAGGACTCTTCCCAAAGAAGTTTTTCCGCTCgtatttcttcccttcttttaaCGTGAAGGATCTTCACACTGTGGACGATGGGATCCTGCAGCATCTCTATCCAACTG TGGACAGTGGTGAATGGGACATGCTGATTGCTCACTTCCTCGGCGTGGACCACTGTGGGCACAAACATGGACCTGACCATGCTGAAATGGCTAAGAAGCTCACCCAGATGAATGAGATGCTCAG GTCCTTGGTGGAGCACCTGGGGAATGACACCCTTCTGCTGGTTGCTGGGGACCATGGCATGACAGAGACCGGAGACCATGGCGGTGACAGCGAGAAGGAAGTGAATGCAGCACTGTTTGTGTACAGCAAAACACCCCTATTTGGCACTGGCCCTCCTGAG GAGCCTGAGGCCGTTGCCCAGGTGAACCTGGTGCCCACTGTGGCCCTGCTGCTGGGTGTGCCCATCCCGTACAGTAACATCGGGGAGGTGATGGCTGAGCTGTTCTCTGGGGACGGTGACGCTGTGTCTgcagccttgcagcagctctTGGTCTATCACATCAATGCCAAGCAG GTGGACCGCTTCCTGCACTCCTACTCGCTGGTGGCTCAGGACctgccagcagagcagctccagcacctgCAGGACCTCTTCTCTGGCGCCATGGAGGAGCACGCTCAGCTCTTGGCCCAGGTGCAGAGGCCGACGCTGGTGCCGCCAGAGCTGGAGTCCAGGCTGGGAAGCCTCATCGGTCGCTTCCAGCTCTACCTGCGGGAGGCACGGGCTGTGTGCACCCAGTCCTGGGCCCGCTTCCATCCCCTGCGTATGGTGGGGGGCTGCACCCTTATTGCCGCTTCCTGCTTGCTCTGCTACATGGCCTCAGAGCTGGCCACAGCATCAGACTCTTTCTATCGCAGCTGCCTCCTGTACCCGCTGCTTTGGGGCCTGGTGGTGGCTGTTCTGCTTGGGCTGGCCCATGCATTCACCCAGAATGGGCTGGATCTCCTCCTGGTGTCATCatgggcagctgctgcttctcagctgggttttttctggCACTGGTGGGGCTGGCATCCCAAGCGAGCCCGTTTGGTGGGCAGTCAGCCACCCTTGGCCAGTGTTAGCCTGAGGCAGAGGCTGcaagcctggctgcagctggccTTCCCCATGGGCATTCTGCTCTTCCGCTGCGGAGCTATGTTCTCTGATAGCTTTGTGGTGGCCGAGGCGCGAGTGGCCCCATTCCTGCTGGCCTCGCTGGTGATGTTGCTAATAGGGAAGCTCCACTGGGACGGTCGCCTGACTGTGCCAGAAGGccccaagcagcagctccttggCTTTTCTTCTTACCGGAGAGAGATCTGGTACCTGCTGTGCCTCGTGGCCATGCTCCTGGTCTGCGTGCGCCTCTCCAGTTTCTTCCACCAGTGCCGCGAAGAAATCCCTCAGTGCCGgccctctcttttcctctccccccttGCCAGCCTGAGAAACACACGGGCCAAGAACCTCTTCTACCTCCTGTGTGTGGCCTTGTTGGCCGGGCTGGTCTGTGCAGTGCGGAGCTGGCTGCGACACTACGGCAACCTGAACAGCTCGGACCCCCTTGTGCTCTTTGTGCGCTGGGGTTTCCCACTGGTGGTCCTTTGCATTGCCTGCTACTGGGCCGTTGCCTCCAGCGCTGATGACTCTCTCGgcaagctgcaggagctggtgcagGTGGCAGTTGTTGCCTTTCCATGGGCTGTCTATGGCCTAGCGtctgtggggctgctgctgctgctgtgcaatCCCATGACGGTGTTCGCAAAGGACACGCGGGAGTCGGCAGGATCCATCGTCACTCCCTACCTGGGGGTTCCCAGCTCTGAAGTTGACTTCCTCCACGTCATCCCTCAGATCTATAAGAGGATGCAGGAGTCTCAGAAGAGCTGCCTGGAGCGAGGTGGCTGCAAGGCCACTGTTGCAGCATATGGACTGGGCAGTGTGTACTCGGCAGCCCTCGTCATAGCACTCACCCTGCTGGGCTTCCTCTTGATGCTTCTGCACAGCGAGCGGCTGAGTCTtgccttcctgctcctcttcctggAGGCCTTCGTGCTGCTGCACATCCACACACGTGCCAGAGGCCTTGCTGGAGATGCAG AGCCTTTTTCAGTGCCCTGGTATGCAGTCATCTCCTGGCTCCTTGCTGCTTCCCAGTTCTTCTATTCCACAGGCCACCAGCCCATCTTCCCAGCCATCCACTGGAATGCAGCCTTTGTGGGCTTCCACCTTGACCACAGCACGAACCTACTGCCCGCTGTCCTGGTGGGCGCCAACACCTTTGCCTCCCATATCCTCTTTGCAG TCAGctgccctctgctcctgctttgGCCCTTTGTGTGTGAGATGCCCAGCTCGCAGAGGAAGAAGCCCAAGAAGGAGCCCcgggaggagctgcaggaggtggaggagcacATGATGGAGATGAGGCTGCGGGAGTCGCCAGAGAAGTTCTCcattgctctgctgcagctgggccTGAAGTACCTCTTTGTCCTTGGGACACAG CTTTTGGCCTGTGTTTGTGCAGCTATGATCCTCAGGAGGCACCTCATGGTCTGGAAGGTGTTTGCCCCAAA GTTCCTCTTCGAGTCACTGGGCTTTGTGGTGAGCAGCATCTGCCTCCTGCTGGGGATCTCCCTGGTGATGCGTGTGGACTGTGCCGTCAGCACCTGGTTCAGCCAGCTTCAGCTCAGGTAG
- the PIGO gene encoding GPI ethanolamine phosphate transferase 3 isoform X2: MQRWPVLLFLAWVCFLFFAGIGLFMSGFLLTRIELASSSSCSDPFVPPSWERQSLPPGSCWAPQRFSKAVLVIIDALRFEFAHFNPAKASPRPYENKLSFLHHLVTSQPRHARLYRFRADPPTATMQRIKGLTTGSLPTFIDVGSNFATYAIQEDNLLAQLVQNGRRVIFMGDDTWEGLFPKKFFRSYFFPSFNVKDLHTVDDGILQHLYPTVDSGEWDMLIAHFLGVDHCGHKHGPDHAEMAKKLTQMNEMLRSLVEHLGNDTLLLVAGDHGMTETGDHGGDSEKEVNAALFVYSKTPLFGTGPPEVDRFLHSYSLVAQDLPAEQLQHLQDLFSGAMEEHAQLLAQVQRPTLVPPELESRLGSLIGRFQLYLREARAVCTQSWARFHPLRMVGGCTLIAASCLLCYMASELATASDSFYRSCLLYPLLWGLVVAVLLGLAHAFTQNGLDLLLVSSWAAAASQLGFFWHWWGWHPKRARLVGSQPPLASVSLRQRLQAWLQLAFPMGILLFRCGAMFSDSFVVAEARVAPFLLASLVMLLIGKLHWDGRLTVPEGPKQQLLGFSSYRREIWYLLCLVAMLLVCVRLSSFFHQCREEIPQCRPSLFLSPLASLRNTRAKNLFYLLCVALLAGLVCAVRSWLRHYGNLNSSDPLVLFVRWGFPLVVLCIACYWAVASSADDSLGKLQELVQVAVVAFPWAVYGLASVGLLLLLCNPMTVFAKDTRESAGSIVTPYLGVPSSEVDFLHVIPQIYKRMQESQKSCLERGGCKATVAAYGLGSVYSAALVIALTLLGFLLMLLHSERLSLAFLLLFLEAFVLLHIHTRARGLAGDAEPFSVPWYAVISWLLAASQFFYSTGHQPIFPAIHWNAAFVGFHLDHSTNLLPAVLVGANTFASHILFAVSCPLLLLWPFVCEMPSSQRKKPKKEPREELQEVEEHMMEMRLRESPEKFSIALLQLGLKYLFVLGTQLLACVCAAMILRRHLMVWKVFAPKFLFESLGFVVSSICLLLGISLVMRVDCAVSTWFSQLQLR, encoded by the exons ATGCAGCGGTGGCCAGTGCTGCTCTTCCTGGCCTGggtctgctttctctttttcgCTGGTATCGGGCTTTTCATGAGCGGCTTCTTGCTCACCCGGATTGAgcttgccagcagcagctcctgctcagaCCCGTTTGTGCCGCCGTCCTGGGAGAGGCAGAGCCTCCCACCGGGCTCCTGTTGGGCGCCCCAGCGCTTTTCCAAGGCTGTGCTTGTCATCATTGATGCCCTCCGTTTCGAGTTTGCCCACTTTAACCCAGCCAAGGCCAGCCCACGGCCCTACGAGAACAAGCTGAGTTTCCTGCACCACCTTGTAACCTCCCAGCCCCGCCATGCCCGCCTCTACCGCTTCCGAGCCGATCCCCCCACCGCCACCATGCAGCGCATCAAGGGCCTCACCACCGGCTCACTGCCCACTTTCATCGACGTGGGCAGCAACTTCGCCACCTACGCGATCCAGGAGGACAacctgctggcacagctggtGCAGAACG GAAGGAGAGTGATCTTCATGGGTGATGACACTTGGGAAGGACTCTTCCCAAAGAAGTTTTTCCGCTCgtatttcttcccttcttttaaCGTGAAGGATCTTCACACTGTGGACGATGGGATCCTGCAGCATCTCTATCCAACTG TGGACAGTGGTGAATGGGACATGCTGATTGCTCACTTCCTCGGCGTGGACCACTGTGGGCACAAACATGGACCTGACCATGCTGAAATGGCTAAGAAGCTCACCCAGATGAATGAGATGCTCAG GTCCTTGGTGGAGCACCTGGGGAATGACACCCTTCTGCTGGTTGCTGGGGACCATGGCATGACAGAGACCGGAGACCATGGCGGTGACAGCGAGAAGGAAGTGAATGCAGCACTGTTTGTGTACAGCAAAACACCCCTATTTGGCACTGGCCCTCCTGAG GTGGACCGCTTCCTGCACTCCTACTCGCTGGTGGCTCAGGACctgccagcagagcagctccagcacctgCAGGACCTCTTCTCTGGCGCCATGGAGGAGCACGCTCAGCTCTTGGCCCAGGTGCAGAGGCCGACGCTGGTGCCGCCAGAGCTGGAGTCCAGGCTGGGAAGCCTCATCGGTCGCTTCCAGCTCTACCTGCGGGAGGCACGGGCTGTGTGCACCCAGTCCTGGGCCCGCTTCCATCCCCTGCGTATGGTGGGGGGCTGCACCCTTATTGCCGCTTCCTGCTTGCTCTGCTACATGGCCTCAGAGCTGGCCACAGCATCAGACTCTTTCTATCGCAGCTGCCTCCTGTACCCGCTGCTTTGGGGCCTGGTGGTGGCTGTTCTGCTTGGGCTGGCCCATGCATTCACCCAGAATGGGCTGGATCTCCTCCTGGTGTCATCatgggcagctgctgcttctcagctgggttttttctggCACTGGTGGGGCTGGCATCCCAAGCGAGCCCGTTTGGTGGGCAGTCAGCCACCCTTGGCCAGTGTTAGCCTGAGGCAGAGGCTGcaagcctggctgcagctggccTTCCCCATGGGCATTCTGCTCTTCCGCTGCGGAGCTATGTTCTCTGATAGCTTTGTGGTGGCCGAGGCGCGAGTGGCCCCATTCCTGCTGGCCTCGCTGGTGATGTTGCTAATAGGGAAGCTCCACTGGGACGGTCGCCTGACTGTGCCAGAAGGccccaagcagcagctccttggCTTTTCTTCTTACCGGAGAGAGATCTGGTACCTGCTGTGCCTCGTGGCCATGCTCCTGGTCTGCGTGCGCCTCTCCAGTTTCTTCCACCAGTGCCGCGAAGAAATCCCTCAGTGCCGgccctctcttttcctctccccccttGCCAGCCTGAGAAACACACGGGCCAAGAACCTCTTCTACCTCCTGTGTGTGGCCTTGTTGGCCGGGCTGGTCTGTGCAGTGCGGAGCTGGCTGCGACACTACGGCAACCTGAACAGCTCGGACCCCCTTGTGCTCTTTGTGCGCTGGGGTTTCCCACTGGTGGTCCTTTGCATTGCCTGCTACTGGGCCGTTGCCTCCAGCGCTGATGACTCTCTCGgcaagctgcaggagctggtgcagGTGGCAGTTGTTGCCTTTCCATGGGCTGTCTATGGCCTAGCGtctgtggggctgctgctgctgctgtgcaatCCCATGACGGTGTTCGCAAAGGACACGCGGGAGTCGGCAGGATCCATCGTCACTCCCTACCTGGGGGTTCCCAGCTCTGAAGTTGACTTCCTCCACGTCATCCCTCAGATCTATAAGAGGATGCAGGAGTCTCAGAAGAGCTGCCTGGAGCGAGGTGGCTGCAAGGCCACTGTTGCAGCATATGGACTGGGCAGTGTGTACTCGGCAGCCCTCGTCATAGCACTCACCCTGCTGGGCTTCCTCTTGATGCTTCTGCACAGCGAGCGGCTGAGTCTtgccttcctgctcctcttcctggAGGCCTTCGTGCTGCTGCACATCCACACACGTGCCAGAGGCCTTGCTGGAGATGCAG AGCCTTTTTCAGTGCCCTGGTATGCAGTCATCTCCTGGCTCCTTGCTGCTTCCCAGTTCTTCTATTCCACAGGCCACCAGCCCATCTTCCCAGCCATCCACTGGAATGCAGCCTTTGTGGGCTTCCACCTTGACCACAGCACGAACCTACTGCCCGCTGTCCTGGTGGGCGCCAACACCTTTGCCTCCCATATCCTCTTTGCAG TCAGctgccctctgctcctgctttgGCCCTTTGTGTGTGAGATGCCCAGCTCGCAGAGGAAGAAGCCCAAGAAGGAGCCCcgggaggagctgcaggaggtggaggagcacATGATGGAGATGAGGCTGCGGGAGTCGCCAGAGAAGTTCTCcattgctctgctgcagctgggccTGAAGTACCTCTTTGTCCTTGGGACACAG CTTTTGGCCTGTGTTTGTGCAGCTATGATCCTCAGGAGGCACCTCATGGTCTGGAAGGTGTTTGCCCCAAA GTTCCTCTTCGAGTCACTGGGCTTTGTGGTGAGCAGCATCTGCCTCCTGCTGGGGATCTCCCTGGTGATGCGTGTGGACTGTGCCGTCAGCACCTGGTTCAGCCAGCTTCAGCTCAGGTAG
- the PIGO gene encoding GPI ethanolamine phosphate transferase 3 isoform X3 → MQRWPVLLFLAWVCFLFFAGIGLFMSGFLLTRIELASSSSCSDPFVPPSWERQSLPPGSCWAPQRFSKAVLVIIDALRFEFAHFNPAKASPRPYENKLSFLHHLVTSQPRHARLYRFRADPPTATMQRIKGLTTGSLPTFIDVGSNFATYAIQEDNLLAQLVQNGRRVIFMGDDTWEGLFPKKFFRSYFFPSFNVKDLHTVDDGILQHLYPTVDSGEWDMLIAHFLGVDHCGHKHGPDHAEMAKKLTQMNEMLRSLVEHLGNDTLLLVAGDHGMTETGDHGGDSEKEVNAALFVYSKTPLFGTGPPEEPEAVAQVNLVPTVALLLGVPIPYSNIGEVMAELFSGDGDAVSAALQQLLVYHINAKQVDRFLHSYSLVAQDLPAEQLQHLQDLFSGAMEEHAQLLAQVQRPTLVPPELESRLGSLIGRFQLYLREARAVCTQSWARFHPLRMVGGCTLIAASCLLCYMASELATASDSFYRSCLLYPLLWGLVVAVLLGLAHAFTQNGLDLLLVSSWAAAASQLGFFWHWWGWHPKRARLVGSQPPLASVSLRQRLQAWLQLAFPMGILLFRCGAMFSDSFVVAEARVAPFLLASLVMLLIGKLHWDGRLTVPEGPKQQLLGFSSYRREIWYLLCLVAMLLVCVRLSSFFHQCREEIPQCRPSLFLSPLASLRNTRAKNLFYLLCVALLAGLVCAVRSWLRHYGNLNSSDPLVLFVRWGFPLVVLCIACYWAVASSADDSLGKLQELVQVAVVAFPWAVYGLASVGLLLLLCNPMTVFAKDTRESAGSIVTPYLGVPSSEVDFLHVIPQIYKRMQESQKSCLERGGCKATVAAYGLGSVYSAALVIALTLLGFLLMLLHSERLSLAFLLLFLEAFVLLHIHTRARGLAGDAEPFSVPWYAVISWLLAASQFFYSTGHQPIFPAIHWNAAFVGFHLDHSTNLLPAVLVGANTFASHILFAGSQLPSAPALALCV, encoded by the exons ATGCAGCGGTGGCCAGTGCTGCTCTTCCTGGCCTGggtctgctttctctttttcgCTGGTATCGGGCTTTTCATGAGCGGCTTCTTGCTCACCCGGATTGAgcttgccagcagcagctcctgctcagaCCCGTTTGTGCCGCCGTCCTGGGAGAGGCAGAGCCTCCCACCGGGCTCCTGTTGGGCGCCCCAGCGCTTTTCCAAGGCTGTGCTTGTCATCATTGATGCCCTCCGTTTCGAGTTTGCCCACTTTAACCCAGCCAAGGCCAGCCCACGGCCCTACGAGAACAAGCTGAGTTTCCTGCACCACCTTGTAACCTCCCAGCCCCGCCATGCCCGCCTCTACCGCTTCCGAGCCGATCCCCCCACCGCCACCATGCAGCGCATCAAGGGCCTCACCACCGGCTCACTGCCCACTTTCATCGACGTGGGCAGCAACTTCGCCACCTACGCGATCCAGGAGGACAacctgctggcacagctggtGCAGAACG GAAGGAGAGTGATCTTCATGGGTGATGACACTTGGGAAGGACTCTTCCCAAAGAAGTTTTTCCGCTCgtatttcttcccttcttttaaCGTGAAGGATCTTCACACTGTGGACGATGGGATCCTGCAGCATCTCTATCCAACTG TGGACAGTGGTGAATGGGACATGCTGATTGCTCACTTCCTCGGCGTGGACCACTGTGGGCACAAACATGGACCTGACCATGCTGAAATGGCTAAGAAGCTCACCCAGATGAATGAGATGCTCAG GTCCTTGGTGGAGCACCTGGGGAATGACACCCTTCTGCTGGTTGCTGGGGACCATGGCATGACAGAGACCGGAGACCATGGCGGTGACAGCGAGAAGGAAGTGAATGCAGCACTGTTTGTGTACAGCAAAACACCCCTATTTGGCACTGGCCCTCCTGAG GAGCCTGAGGCCGTTGCCCAGGTGAACCTGGTGCCCACTGTGGCCCTGCTGCTGGGTGTGCCCATCCCGTACAGTAACATCGGGGAGGTGATGGCTGAGCTGTTCTCTGGGGACGGTGACGCTGTGTCTgcagccttgcagcagctctTGGTCTATCACATCAATGCCAAGCAG GTGGACCGCTTCCTGCACTCCTACTCGCTGGTGGCTCAGGACctgccagcagagcagctccagcacctgCAGGACCTCTTCTCTGGCGCCATGGAGGAGCACGCTCAGCTCTTGGCCCAGGTGCAGAGGCCGACGCTGGTGCCGCCAGAGCTGGAGTCCAGGCTGGGAAGCCTCATCGGTCGCTTCCAGCTCTACCTGCGGGAGGCACGGGCTGTGTGCACCCAGTCCTGGGCCCGCTTCCATCCCCTGCGTATGGTGGGGGGCTGCACCCTTATTGCCGCTTCCTGCTTGCTCTGCTACATGGCCTCAGAGCTGGCCACAGCATCAGACTCTTTCTATCGCAGCTGCCTCCTGTACCCGCTGCTTTGGGGCCTGGTGGTGGCTGTTCTGCTTGGGCTGGCCCATGCATTCACCCAGAATGGGCTGGATCTCCTCCTGGTGTCATCatgggcagctgctgcttctcagctgggttttttctggCACTGGTGGGGCTGGCATCCCAAGCGAGCCCGTTTGGTGGGCAGTCAGCCACCCTTGGCCAGTGTTAGCCTGAGGCAGAGGCTGcaagcctggctgcagctggccTTCCCCATGGGCATTCTGCTCTTCCGCTGCGGAGCTATGTTCTCTGATAGCTTTGTGGTGGCCGAGGCGCGAGTGGCCCCATTCCTGCTGGCCTCGCTGGTGATGTTGCTAATAGGGAAGCTCCACTGGGACGGTCGCCTGACTGTGCCAGAAGGccccaagcagcagctccttggCTTTTCTTCTTACCGGAGAGAGATCTGGTACCTGCTGTGCCTCGTGGCCATGCTCCTGGTCTGCGTGCGCCTCTCCAGTTTCTTCCACCAGTGCCGCGAAGAAATCCCTCAGTGCCGgccctctcttttcctctccccccttGCCAGCCTGAGAAACACACGGGCCAAGAACCTCTTCTACCTCCTGTGTGTGGCCTTGTTGGCCGGGCTGGTCTGTGCAGTGCGGAGCTGGCTGCGACACTACGGCAACCTGAACAGCTCGGACCCCCTTGTGCTCTTTGTGCGCTGGGGTTTCCCACTGGTGGTCCTTTGCATTGCCTGCTACTGGGCCGTTGCCTCCAGCGCTGATGACTCTCTCGgcaagctgcaggagctggtgcagGTGGCAGTTGTTGCCTTTCCATGGGCTGTCTATGGCCTAGCGtctgtggggctgctgctgctgctgtgcaatCCCATGACGGTGTTCGCAAAGGACACGCGGGAGTCGGCAGGATCCATCGTCACTCCCTACCTGGGGGTTCCCAGCTCTGAAGTTGACTTCCTCCACGTCATCCCTCAGATCTATAAGAGGATGCAGGAGTCTCAGAAGAGCTGCCTGGAGCGAGGTGGCTGCAAGGCCACTGTTGCAGCATATGGACTGGGCAGTGTGTACTCGGCAGCCCTCGTCATAGCACTCACCCTGCTGGGCTTCCTCTTGATGCTTCTGCACAGCGAGCGGCTGAGTCTtgccttcctgctcctcttcctggAGGCCTTCGTGCTGCTGCACATCCACACACGTGCCAGAGGCCTTGCTGGAGATGCAG AGCCTTTTTCAGTGCCCTGGTATGCAGTCATCTCCTGGCTCCTTGCTGCTTCCCAGTTCTTCTATTCCACAGGCCACCAGCCCATCTTCCCAGCCATCCACTGGAATGCAGCCTTTGTGGGCTTCCACCTTGACCACAGCACGAACCTACTGCCCGCTGTCCTGGTGGGCGCCAACACCTTTGCCTCCCATATCCTCTTTGCAG GTAGTCAGctgccctctgctcctgctttgGCCCTTTGTGTGTGA